One stretch of Hymenobacter chitinivorans DSM 11115 DNA includes these proteins:
- a CDS encoding competence/damage-inducible protein A has protein sequence MPHIPDAEIITIGDELLYGQVIDTNSAFMGQELGKLGIRVRQITSVSDRADEIVQALDAARTRAQVVLITGGLGPTKDDLTKNILTEYFHTELVLNEASLRDVESIFARFNRPMLEVNRQQAYLPASCTPVRNVVGTAPGMWFEDQGVVFVSMPGVPFEMKRMMTDTVLPRLKRHFQTPPIEHIVVQTVGLGESFLAEKIAAWEDALPTNMKLAYLPYLGGVRLRLTGSDDGQPNLRPRMEARMPELRALLGDHIFAEGEIPLEAAVGQLLAERGLTLGTAESCTGGYVAHKLTSVTGSSRYFLGSIISYHNDIKVRELGVSTESLAAHGAVSEEVVRQMAEGARRRLGVDVAIATSGIAGPDGGSEEKPVGTFWLAYADEHQTVARKITFNRGRQLNIEYATTSVLNLLRQSLPRH, from the coding sequence ATGCCCCACATTCCAGACGCAGAAATCATCACCATCGGCGACGAGCTCCTCTATGGCCAGGTCATTGATACCAACTCCGCCTTTATGGGCCAGGAGCTGGGCAAGCTCGGCATTCGGGTCCGGCAGATTACCAGTGTTTCCGACCGCGCCGACGAGATTGTGCAGGCCCTGGACGCGGCCCGCACCCGGGCGCAGGTGGTGCTCATCACCGGCGGGCTGGGCCCCACCAAGGATGATTTGACCAAGAACATCCTGACCGAGTATTTCCACACCGAGCTGGTGCTCAACGAAGCCTCCCTGCGCGACGTGGAGTCCATTTTTGCCCGCTTCAACCGGCCCATGCTGGAAGTAAACCGCCAGCAGGCGTATTTGCCCGCCTCGTGTACCCCGGTGCGCAACGTGGTGGGCACGGCCCCCGGCATGTGGTTCGAAGACCAGGGCGTGGTGTTTGTGAGCATGCCCGGCGTGCCCTTCGAGATGAAGCGCATGATGACCGACACGGTGCTGCCCCGCCTCAAGCGCCACTTCCAGACCCCGCCCATCGAGCACATCGTGGTGCAGACCGTGGGCCTGGGCGAATCATTTCTGGCCGAAAAAATTGCGGCCTGGGAAGATGCCCTGCCCACTAATATGAAACTGGCCTACCTGCCCTACCTGGGCGGGGTGCGCCTGCGCCTGACCGGCTCCGACGACGGGCAGCCCAACCTGCGCCCCCGCATGGAAGCCCGCATGCCCGAGCTGCGGGCCCTGCTCGGCGACCATATTTTTGCCGAGGGCGAAATACCTCTTGAAGCCGCCGTGGGCCAGCTGCTGGCCGAGCGCGGCCTCACCCTGGGCACGGCCGAGAGCTGCACCGGCGGCTACGTGGCCCATAAGCTCACCAGCGTGACCGGTAGCTCCCGCTATTTCCTGGGCAGTATTATTTCGTATCATAACGACATCAAAGTCAGGGAGCTGGGCGTGAGCACCGAAAGCCTGGCTGCACACGGGGCGGTGAGTGAGGAAGTAGTGCGGCAGATGGCCGAAGGCGCCCGGCGCCGCCTGGGCGTCGACGTGGCCATTGCCACCAGCGGCATTGCCGGCCCCGACGGCGGCAGCGAGGAAAAGCCCGTGGGCACCTTCTGGCTGGCCTACGCCGACGAGCACCAAACCGTGGCCCGCAAAATTACCTTCAACCGCGGCCGGCAGCTCAACATCGAGTACGCCACGACCAGCGTGCTGAACCTGCTGCGCCAGAGTCTGCCCCGGCACTAA